The genomic interval CATAATCTACACGTTGTTTCATCTTCGCCTGAAACGGCAATATAGACAGTACCGACAGGCTTTTCGGGCGTACCGCCGTCGGGACCTGCAATGCCTGTCACCCCTACTCCGATATCCGTTTGGTTAAGACGGCGTATTCCTTCTGCCATAGCGC from Selenomonadales bacterium carries:
- a CDS encoding CinA family protein, giving the protein AMAEGIRRLNQTDIGVGVTGIAGPDGGTPEKPVGTVYIAVSGEDETTCRLCHFTGNRTTIKRLVSQAVLNEIRNYLNR